Proteins encoded by one window of Leptospira barantonii:
- the dut gene encoding dUTP diphosphatase — MKIAVKKLKPNAELPVLQTKHAAGYDVHACLDENLTLEPGKVTLVPTGLSFALPEKYHFEIRPRSGFSTKNKILIPNSPGTIDSDYRGELMIPLLNLGDSPFVVEHGMRIAQLLIRETWYTDWELVSEFTDQTERGAGGFGSTGH, encoded by the coding sequence ATGAAAATCGCAGTTAAAAAATTAAAACCGAACGCGGAACTTCCTGTTCTCCAAACCAAACATGCCGCAGGATACGACGTTCACGCTTGTTTGGATGAGAATCTTACCTTGGAACCGGGCAAGGTTACGCTTGTTCCCACCGGACTTTCCTTTGCGTTGCCCGAAAAATATCATTTCGAAATCAGACCACGGTCCGGATTTTCGACGAAGAATAAAATTCTCATACCGAATTCTCCGGGAACGATCGATAGCGACTACCGCGGCGAATTGATGATTCCACTTTTAAATTTGGGAGATTCTCCCTTTGTTGTAGAACACGGGATGAGAATCGCACAACTTCTGATACGCGAAACTTGGTACACAGATTGGGAATTGGTTTCCGAATTTACGGATCAAACGGAAAGAGGGGCGGGCGGTTTCGGTTCCACCGGACATTGA
- a CDS encoding helix-turn-helix domain-containing protein, which produces MNQKRVGQILREAREEKKLSVKDVAKETNISVKYILALETEDYSQFPGETFTMGFLKNYGSYLKLDTGQLINLYRGEKIEESQAPLEELTRPTTSYYTKINVDKNKIFTIVSVLVILISAYLLVDLFMGSSSGDDSVEESGKKLDIPENIDFLSRSIPDNRSESFILTPDKGVSFSVSNQQCKLFIDSVEKGGALNTAVLAFNVYPELTVYKFRLSEGQEKVLSYTIPEISSLRRNVRIIAQAVTENSAKVLVTLSEEEQKQENNSATDNTKTLGDVPIQVTLFFNKASYAEFIIDGQMGFRGLVQAGETRSLEAKDRLELKVGDGSAVEMIQNGKPKITLGRPGKLVKKIFVKTQNPYDSTQSIIKELGE; this is translated from the coding sequence TTGAATCAGAAAAGAGTAGGGCAGATTCTCCGCGAGGCGAGAGAAGAAAAAAAACTCAGCGTTAAGGATGTTGCGAAAGAAACCAACATCTCCGTGAAATACATTCTCGCTTTGGAGACGGAAGACTATTCCCAGTTTCCGGGTGAAACCTTCACCATGGGTTTTTTAAAGAATTACGGAAGTTATCTTAAACTGGATACGGGACAACTGATCAATCTTTACAGAGGAGAAAAGATCGAAGAATCCCAAGCGCCTCTCGAAGAACTGACTCGTCCGACCACTTCGTATTATACGAAGATCAACGTGGATAAGAACAAGATATTCACCATCGTTTCGGTTCTTGTCATTCTCATTTCGGCTTATCTTCTCGTGGATCTTTTTATGGGTTCCTCTTCCGGCGATGATAGCGTGGAAGAATCCGGTAAAAAATTGGATATCCCCGAAAACATAGACTTCTTATCCAGATCGATTCCGGACAACAGAAGCGAATCCTTCATTCTCACTCCGGACAAGGGTGTTAGTTTTTCAGTAAGCAATCAACAGTGTAAATTGTTCATCGACTCCGTTGAAAAAGGCGGCGCGTTAAACACGGCGGTTCTTGCGTTCAACGTTTATCCGGAACTTACGGTTTATAAGTTCCGTCTGAGCGAAGGTCAGGAGAAAGTATTGAGTTATACGATCCCCGAAATCTCAAGCCTTAGACGTAACGTAAGAATCATCGCACAAGCCGTAACCGAAAACTCCGCGAAGGTTCTCGTAACGTTGAGCGAAGAGGAACAAAAACAGGAAAACAACAGCGCGACCGATAACACCAAGACGTTAGGCGATGTTCCGATTCAAGTTACGTTGTTCTTCAACAAAGCGAGTTACGCCGAGTTCATCATAGACGGTCAGATGGGATTCAGAGGTCTTGTCCAAGCCGGTGAAACGAGAAGTTTGGAAGCGAAGGATCGTCTTGAGTTGAAAGTGGGAGACGGTTCCGCGGTCGAGATGATCCAAAACGGAAAACCAAAGATCACTCTGGGACGTCCCGGCAAATTGGTTAAGAAGATTTTCGTAAAAACGCAGAACCCTTATGATAGCACACAGTCCATCATCAAGGAGTTGGGAGAATAG
- a CDS encoding SDR family NAD(P)-dependent oxidoreductase, which produces MDTHLKGKVALVTGSTVGIGFEIARQLLQEGATVWINGRTPERVASSVKLLLKAVPNAKVHGVVADFGNKEEVDEIRSKIPNVDILINNVGIFEPKDFTEIPDEDWFRFFEVNLLSGVRLSRFYLPQMLKQNWGRILFISSESGIQIPEEMIHYGVTKSAQISLARGLAELTKGTNVTVNSVLPGPTRSDGVGGFLENLASNKKVSVDVIEKEFFKTARPTSLLQRFASVEEVANLVTYLSSPLSSGTNGAALRVDGGVVKSAF; this is translated from the coding sequence ATGGATACACATTTAAAAGGAAAGGTGGCGCTCGTAACCGGTTCGACGGTCGGAATCGGTTTTGAAATCGCAAGACAACTTCTTCAGGAAGGTGCGACGGTTTGGATCAACGGAAGAACGCCGGAAAGGGTGGCGAGTTCCGTAAAACTTCTTCTCAAAGCGGTGCCTAACGCGAAAGTCCACGGGGTCGTCGCGGACTTTGGAAACAAGGAAGAGGTCGACGAGATTCGTTCCAAAATTCCGAACGTGGACATTCTCATCAACAACGTGGGAATTTTCGAACCGAAGGATTTCACCGAAATCCCCGACGAGGATTGGTTTCGATTCTTCGAAGTGAATCTGTTAAGCGGAGTTCGTTTATCCAGATTTTATCTGCCTCAAATGCTCAAACAAAATTGGGGAAGAATTCTTTTTATCTCCAGCGAATCCGGAATTCAAATCCCGGAAGAAATGATCCACTACGGAGTGACGAAGAGCGCGCAGATTTCCTTGGCGAGAGGGCTCGCGGAACTTACAAAGGGGACTAACGTGACCGTGAATTCGGTTCTTCCCGGACCAACTCGTTCGGACGGAGTGGGCGGCTTTCTCGAGAATCTCGCTTCGAACAAAAAAGTTTCCGTGGACGTAATCGAAAAAGAATTTTTCAAAACGGCCCGTCCTACTTCTCTTCTTCAAAGATTTGCGAGCGTCGAAGAAGTTGCAAATCTTGTAACGTATCTTTCCAGTCCTTTGTCTTCGGGAACCAACGGCGCGGCCCTACGAGTGGACGGCGGCGTGGTTAAGTCCGCATTCTAA
- a CDS encoding VOC family protein, whose amino-acid sequence MIKFNQVMLYVNDQKRIADFWVNHFGYKVEGREEYGETFAIILSDGRPNSTKLVLQNKAAVAIANPDMNLGTPSILLSTDENIDALYKRLKEEKIAVGDMVNFPDGKKVFNFPDFEGNYFAIIED is encoded by the coding sequence ATGATCAAATTCAATCAAGTGATGCTCTATGTAAACGATCAGAAAAGAATCGCGGACTTTTGGGTAAACCATTTCGGTTATAAGGTGGAAGGGAGAGAAGAATACGGCGAAACGTTCGCGATCATCTTGTCCGATGGAAGACCCAACTCCACCAAATTGGTTCTGCAAAACAAGGCCGCCGTAGCAATCGCAAATCCGGACATGAATCTGGGAACTCCGTCCATCCTGTTATCCACGGACGAAAACATAGACGCTCTTTACAAAAGACTCAAAGAGGAAAAAATCGCGGTGGGAGATATGGTGAATTTTCCGGACGGTAAAAAAGTTTTTAACTTTCCCGATTTCGAAGGAAACTACTTCGCAATCATAGAAGATTAA
- a CDS encoding DNA translocase FtsK — protein sequence MESKDLKPAWNLQNGKMILPYVLLFAGIILTLSLGSFDAGEQGIQHNFFGRLGFYLSYGMFFMFGAASFLPGLFAIGLGSLRLVKDGFELTNRLFSLPVFLFCFTVTLQITGHVSTIPFASQGGFIGQLLSSGLEFIFGSTGKTLIHLVFYFYGLILLLNESPLHFLGRILGTAGAKYKEGFQSGFGKNGETLSSLFQSAVDRFQKKDEAPPWFSSLSSGDHSPEELYQQMRIHKRNQKSNQPSALQNALHSTFGKEGRLSDLLSKVDTSSMVSQESSRIRFQNHGAFTGNFEEQGAVFRFQSVSSSLSEKIRDEKTFQESSSNWEIVDFRTSQSSNILFRREAASKTEPTVETATTLVVPSLEEEYDQEKFEESADSYDSSPEEEDEEETNAIEDEDSSVNEEIIDVVPSIVKTQDSLQTHTTSFVSEKKEAKSEQTLPFPPVTLIPEVKSKRSIYHVPLKSLKTTTTKIQDPLFKIESDKVARKIEEIIRQYGYESQVVSMERGPIITRYELTPPPGVKLGRITSLADELRLYLAVKNIRIVAPIPGKSTIGIEVPNSLREDVFLGDILHQNLSLRPKKDLSILIGKDISGKLVSIDLNKLPHLLVAGTTGSGKSVCLNSMISSLVVHLSPEEVRFIMIDPKMVELTLYEDIPHLLMPVITDPKKATRALSWAIQEMEARYHSVSKLKCRDFKAYNEKVEQGAHRDGYKKMPYIVIFIDELADLMMVSGKDLEDGITRITQKSRAVGIHLIMATQRPSVDVITGLIKANCPARMAFHVAQKTDSKIILDQNGAESLLGKGDFLYKSPTAADLVRIQSPYVSEEEIEKIVEEARKYGKPSYVEFDLDEEPDSSQVDEEDEELFEQAWEIVRTDRKASASYLQRRMRIGYNKAARLMELMEERGYVSAQIGSKGREILRAG from the coding sequence ATGGAATCCAAAGACTTAAAACCAGCCTGGAATTTGCAAAACGGGAAGATGATTCTTCCTTATGTCTTACTCTTTGCCGGAATCATTTTGACCCTTTCTTTGGGTTCCTTCGACGCGGGGGAACAGGGAATCCAGCACAACTTTTTCGGAAGGCTCGGATTCTATCTTTCTTACGGAATGTTTTTTATGTTCGGAGCGGCTTCGTTTTTGCCCGGACTTTTTGCGATCGGACTTGGATCTCTCAGGCTCGTGAAGGACGGATTTGAACTTACCAATCGTCTTTTCTCTCTTCCGGTATTCTTATTTTGTTTTACCGTAACGCTTCAAATTACCGGACATGTGTCCACGATTCCTTTCGCCTCTCAAGGCGGATTTATCGGACAACTTCTTTCGAGCGGACTCGAGTTCATCTTCGGTTCCACCGGAAAAACTCTGATTCATCTCGTGTTCTACTTCTACGGGTTAATACTTTTGTTAAACGAATCGCCCCTTCACTTTTTGGGAAGAATTCTCGGAACCGCCGGAGCCAAATACAAGGAAGGTTTTCAATCCGGGTTTGGTAAGAATGGAGAAACCTTAAGTTCTCTCTTTCAATCGGCGGTGGATCGATTTCAAAAAAAGGACGAGGCTCCTCCTTGGTTTTCTTCACTGAGTAGCGGGGATCATTCTCCGGAAGAACTCTATCAACAGATGAGAATTCATAAACGAAATCAAAAGTCGAACCAACCTTCCGCGTTGCAGAACGCGTTGCATTCCACTTTCGGAAAAGAAGGAAGACTTTCCGATCTTCTTTCCAAAGTCGATACGAGTTCGATGGTAAGCCAAGAAAGTTCAAGAATTCGTTTTCAAAATCACGGAGCATTTACCGGAAACTTCGAAGAACAAGGCGCGGTGTTCCGTTTTCAATCGGTTTCTTCCTCTCTTTCCGAAAAGATCCGAGACGAAAAAACGTTTCAGGAAAGTTCGTCGAACTGGGAAATCGTAGACTTTAGAACATCACAATCTTCGAATATTCTTTTCCGCCGCGAAGCCGCGTCGAAGACGGAACCCACGGTTGAAACGGCGACCACGTTAGTCGTTCCTTCTCTTGAGGAAGAATACGACCAAGAAAAATTCGAGGAATCTGCGGATTCGTACGATTCTTCCCCGGAAGAAGAGGACGAAGAAGAAACAAACGCGATCGAAGATGAAGATTCTTCCGTAAACGAAGAGATCATCGACGTTGTTCCTTCCATCGTGAAAACTCAGGATTCTTTACAAACTCATACTACTTCGTTTGTTTCCGAAAAGAAAGAAGCGAAATCGGAACAAACGCTTCCGTTTCCCCCGGTTACGTTGATTCCGGAAGTGAAATCCAAACGTTCCATCTATCACGTTCCTTTGAAGAGTTTAAAAACGACCACGACGAAGATTCAAGATCCGTTGTTTAAGATCGAATCCGATAAGGTCGCTCGTAAGATCGAAGAAATCATTCGTCAATACGGATACGAATCTCAGGTCGTTTCCATGGAAAGAGGACCGATCATCACTCGTTACGAATTGACTCCTCCACCCGGAGTGAAACTCGGAAGAATCACGTCACTCGCGGACGAACTTCGTCTTTATCTAGCGGTAAAAAACATTCGTATCGTCGCACCGATTCCGGGTAAGTCCACGATCGGGATCGAGGTTCCGAACAGTCTTCGTGAAGACGTTTTCTTAGGAGATATTCTTCATCAGAATTTAAGTCTGCGTCCTAAGAAGGATCTTTCGATTCTCATCGGGAAAGATATTTCCGGTAAGTTGGTCAGCATCGATCTCAACAAACTTCCTCATTTGCTCGTTGCGGGAACCACCGGTTCCGGTAAATCGGTTTGTTTGAATTCCATGATTTCCTCTCTTGTGGTTCATCTTTCTCCCGAAGAAGTTCGGTTTATCATGATCGATCCGAAGATGGTGGAACTCACTCTTTACGAAGACATTCCTCATCTTTTGATGCCGGTCATCACGGATCCGAAAAAAGCGACCCGCGCGCTTTCTTGGGCGATTCAAGAGATGGAAGCCCGTTATCATTCCGTTTCCAAACTCAAGTGCCGCGACTTTAAAGCGTATAACGAAAAGGTGGAACAAGGCGCGCACAGAGACGGATATAAAAAGATGCCTTATATCGTTATCTTCATAGACGAGTTGGCGGATCTGATGATGGTTTCGGGAAAGGACTTGGAAGACGGAATCACTCGGATCACTCAAAAATCCAGAGCGGTCGGAATTCATTTGATCATGGCGACTCAACGTCCTTCCGTAGACGTCATCACCGGTTTGATTAAGGCGAACTGCCCTGCGAGAATGGCGTTTCACGTCGCACAGAAAACGGATTCAAAAATCATTCTGGATCAGAACGGAGCGGAATCTCTTTTGGGCAAAGGGGATTTTCTCTACAAATCTCCGACCGCCGCGGACCTGGTACGAATTCAATCTCCCTATGTTTCCGAAGAGGAAATCGAAAAGATCGTAGAAGAGGCCCGCAAATACGGTAAACCTTCCTACGTGGAATTCGATCTGGACGAGGAACCGGATTCTTCCCAAGTGGACGAGGAAGACGAGGAACTTTTCGAACAGGCTTGGGAAATCGTTCGGACCGATCGCAAGGCTTCCGCGAGTTATCTTCAAAGAAGAATGCGGATCGGCTACAACAAGGCCGCGCGTCTTATGGAACTCATGGAAGAGCGGGGCTACGTCAGCGCTCAGATCGGTTCCAAAGGAAGGGAGATTTTAAGAGCCGGCTGA
- a CDS encoding LLM class flavin-dependent oxidoreductase — protein MKLSVLDQSPIRKGGSARQAILETIELAKLTDRLGYTRYWVSEHHNIQGLAGSTPEVLISHLAGETQTIRVGAGGVMLPNHSSLKVAENFRMLETLFPGRIDLGLGRASGSDRLTASILNPGAQFVRNDFGQQLLDLQCFLTDTAEEDSIQTKVKAIPKADTVPELWILTSSGESGLLAAHFGLALSFAHFINPFGGPNAVKAYKEKFRPSDTLGFPQASVGIFVLCAESESKAAELQVVMDRQLLNIGKGISEGILPYEEVARHSYSEFEKAVIAQNRGRMVAGTPDKVKEDILALGNEYDVDEVVVTTICHDFEDRLSSYQLLAEAFELKPVGV, from the coding sequence ATGAAGTTAAGCGTTCTCGATCAATCTCCGATTCGAAAGGGTGGAAGCGCGAGACAGGCGATCTTGGAAACGATCGAACTCGCAAAACTTACGGATCGACTCGGTTATACCCGTTATTGGGTATCAGAACATCATAATATTCAAGGACTTGCAGGTTCCACTCCTGAGGTTTTGATTTCTCATCTCGCCGGCGAAACTCAAACGATCCGAGTTGGAGCCGGAGGAGTGATGCTTCCAAATCACAGTTCTCTCAAAGTGGCCGAGAATTTTAGAATGTTGGAAACTTTGTTTCCGGGGAGAATCGATCTGGGTTTAGGTCGCGCTTCCGGAAGCGATCGGCTCACCGCTTCGATTTTAAATCCGGGCGCTCAGTTTGTTCGAAACGACTTCGGTCAACAACTTCTGGACTTACAGTGTTTTCTAACCGACACGGCCGAGGAAGATTCCATCCAAACAAAGGTCAAAGCGATTCCGAAAGCGGATACGGTTCCCGAACTTTGGATTTTGACGTCGAGCGGGGAAAGCGGTTTGCTTGCGGCTCACTTCGGTCTTGCGCTTTCTTTCGCGCATTTCATCAATCCGTTCGGGGGACCGAACGCGGTGAAGGCTTACAAGGAAAAGTTTCGTCCGTCGGATACTTTGGGTTTTCCTCAGGCGAGCGTCGGAATTTTCGTTCTTTGCGCCGAGTCCGAAAGTAAGGCCGCCGAACTTCAGGTCGTGATGGACCGACAACTTTTGAACATCGGAAAGGGGATCAGCGAGGGAATTCTCCCGTATGAAGAGGTGGCTCGGCATTCTTATTCCGAGTTTGAAAAGGCGGTAATCGCTCAAAATCGGGGGAGAATGGTGGCCGGAACTCCGGACAAGGTTAAGGAAGACATTTTGGCCCTCGGAAACGAGTACGACGTCGACGAGGTGGTCGTAACTACGATCTGCCACGATTTCGAGGATCGACTTTCTTCTTACCAACTTTTGGCCGAAGCGTTCGAACTAAAACCGGTCGGCGTTTAA
- a CDS encoding nucleotidyl transferase AbiEii/AbiGii toxin family protein encodes MITKDEIKDKSKEYNINPADVERDYVFGWILNGIYSESRLKDYLILKGGNLYRKAYLSNARFSKDLDFGFQTPLNSEFIIEELNQICENIAEKSGIDFDLNRNKVEYKQTFNNSEAYEARLYFRDFFGKPGRITISAKLDIAEMQRIFLPIQSRPLIHPYSDSSSCSAEVKCLKLEESLADKIKCLLQRRHIADLFDLIYSIFFNSTIPLDKAEIFGVFLQKTIFARNPKVVRDILLSLPLKKLNEAWNNYVIAPIISKFDFNAAIHNFESLVRELFPETFSSRGDLAFFPPDKRNKIIDAGYDQKLLIINYEGYVREVEPYSLTYKIRQDGIGQEYFYGYDLTGGKSKSVSIKIFLHSKIHSIEISDKSFTPRFEIELSKAGEFGKRPYFPRTRRRFTFSKKRRPRRRK; translated from the coding sequence ATGATTACAAAAGACGAAATCAAAGATAAATCTAAAGAATATAATATTAATCCGGCAGACGTGGAACGAGATTATGTATTTGGCTGGATTCTCAATGGTATATATTCGGAAAGTCGTCTAAAAGATTATTTAATTCTAAAGGGAGGAAATTTATATAGAAAAGCGTATTTGTCCAATGCACGGTTTTCTAAAGATTTGGACTTTGGATTTCAAACGCCCTTGAATTCGGAGTTTATAATTGAGGAATTGAATCAAATATGCGAAAATATAGCTGAAAAGTCGGGTATCGATTTTGATCTTAATAGAAATAAAGTAGAGTATAAACAAACTTTTAATAACTCGGAGGCCTACGAAGCAAGATTATATTTTAGAGATTTTTTTGGGAAACCTGGACGAATAACCATTTCTGCTAAATTAGATATTGCAGAGATGCAAAGGATTTTTCTTCCGATTCAAAGTAGGCCACTTATTCATCCATATTCAGATTCATCTTCCTGTTCTGCAGAGGTAAAGTGCCTAAAGCTTGAAGAGAGTTTGGCTGATAAAATAAAATGTCTTTTACAAAGACGGCACATCGCAGATCTATTTGATTTAATTTACTCAATTTTCTTTAATTCAACGATACCTCTAGATAAAGCAGAAATATTTGGGGTTTTTCTTCAGAAGACTATCTTTGCGAGAAATCCTAAAGTGGTTAGAGATATTTTATTGTCTTTACCCTTAAAAAAGCTAAATGAAGCATGGAATAATTACGTAATCGCCCCGATAATATCGAAATTTGATTTCAATGCTGCTATCCACAATTTTGAATCACTTGTACGTGAATTATTTCCCGAAACTTTTTCTTCACGTGGTGATTTGGCCTTCTTTCCTCCCGATAAACGAAACAAAATTATTGATGCAGGATACGATCAAAAACTTTTAATAATTAATTATGAAGGGTATGTTAGAGAGGTTGAGCCATACTCCTTAACATATAAAATTAGGCAAGATGGGATTGGACAGGAATATTTTTATGGGTATGATTTAACCGGAGGAAAATCTAAATCTGTTTCGATAAAGATATTTCTTCATAGTAAAATTCATTCAATAGAAATCTCTGATAAATCGTTCACTCCAAGATTTGAAATAGAACTTTCGAAGGCGGGAGAATTTGGAAAAAGACCATATTTTCCTAGAACTCGCAGAAGATTTACTTTTAGTAAGAAACGTCGCCCTCGAAGACGAAAGTAG
- the pgsA gene encoding CDP-diacylglycerol--glycerol-3-phosphate 3-phosphatidyltransferase, which translates to MNKSIFNIPNILTMLRVAAVPFFVFFLFQKELEFHIAALVLFIAASLTDLIDGYLARKWNQETEFGKFLDPLADKIIVTGCFITFIFLQEQIEFWMVCLIIGRDMLITSLRYLAIRQGQSIRTSMLGKVKTVFQMGAIVLILVFFVLVSSKKRILINEAYASGKESGLTVFEIATGNAIYFFQNPDKYNGIGDIIFGLGAFVPYWGMLITTAITVISGIRYFVTNSKVLAPSNIKRMFQKRGA; encoded by the coding sequence ATGAACAAATCTATTTTCAATATTCCTAATATTCTTACAATGCTCCGCGTCGCCGCGGTTCCGTTTTTTGTATTCTTTCTTTTTCAGAAAGAACTCGAATTTCATATCGCCGCCTTGGTTCTTTTTATCGCGGCGTCGCTCACCGATCTGATTGACGGTTATCTCGCGAGAAAATGGAATCAGGAAACGGAATTCGGAAAGTTTCTCGATCCTCTGGCGGATAAGATCATCGTTACGGGTTGTTTTATCACGTTTATCTTTTTACAGGAACAGATCGAGTTCTGGATGGTTTGTCTCATCATCGGAAGGGACATGCTCATCACGAGTCTTCGTTATCTTGCGATCCGTCAGGGACAATCGATCCGAACTTCCATGCTCGGAAAGGTGAAGACCGTGTTTCAGATGGGAGCCATCGTTCTCATTCTCGTTTTTTTCGTACTCGTATCCAGCAAGAAAAGAATTCTGATCAACGAAGCCTATGCTTCCGGAAAAGAATCGGGTCTTACGGTGTTCGAGATTGCGACCGGGAACGCGATTTACTTTTTTCAAAACCCGGACAAATACAACGGTATCGGGGATATCATCTTCGGTTTAGGAGCGTTCGTTCCGTACTGGGGAATGTTGATCACCACTGCGATCACCGTAATTTCCGGAATTCGATATTTCGTAACGAACAGCAAGGTTTTAGCGCCTTCTAATATCAAAAGGATGTTTCAGAAACGTGGAGCCTAG
- a CDS encoding LolA family protein: MKKTIILSFCILFLALESSLLAQPSHNWNSPSEVVKQVKKKFSELNAYKADFQVQTVSNKKSKNMRGVCLYKKGGRIRYQFSDPSGDEIVSDGKTLYIYIARLNAVGKQDLTLNKSNKSGPIFSSFTDEGLSRIFRKYHYKFDSIEQPQVSPKDGRKYFVLNLEQREKVGGFETMLLYVDAQSYFIQKAVASDGRGKETTIEFLNIETNPDLEDGQFNFHISGNAKIVNNPLVSEQ, encoded by the coding sequence ATGAAAAAAACAATCATTCTCTCTTTTTGTATCTTATTCCTAGCCTTAGAATCTTCTCTCCTGGCTCAACCTTCGCACAACTGGAATTCTCCGTCCGAAGTCGTAAAACAGGTGAAGAAGAAATTCAGCGAACTGAACGCTTACAAGGCCGATTTTCAGGTCCAAACCGTTTCCAATAAGAAGAGCAAGAACATGAGAGGAGTCTGTCTTTACAAAAAAGGCGGAAGAATCCGTTATCAGTTCAGCGATCCTTCCGGAGACGAAATCGTATCCGACGGTAAAACGCTCTATATCTACATCGCCCGTTTGAACGCGGTCGGCAAACAGGATCTTACATTAAATAAATCGAATAAATCCGGTCCGATCTTCTCCAGTTTTACGGACGAGGGTCTTTCGAGAATATTCAGAAAGTATCACTATAAATTCGATTCCATCGAACAACCTCAGGTTTCTCCGAAAGACGGACGCAAGTATTTCGTATTAAATTTGGAACAAAGGGAGAAGGTCGGCGGTTTTGAAACCATGCTTCTCTATGTGGACGCACAATCCTACTTCATCCAAAAAGCGGTCGCGAGCGACGGAAGAGGTAAGGAAACTACAATCGAATTTTTGAATATAGAAACGAATCCCGATTTGGAAGACGGACAATTCAACTTTCACATCAGCGGAAACGCAAAAATCGTAAATAACCCGCTTGTGTCGGAACAATAA
- the rimO gene encoding 30S ribosomal protein S12 methylthiotransferase RimO, with the protein MEKKFYITTLGCPKNTADSMSMHHSLLEEGFTPASLPEESDFHFINTCTFIQSATEETIQTILSAAQVKKQNHQKLVVVGCFAERYPDNISAEIPEVDLFFGTGRYAQAGKILREKFPDIAPPKLEFNDDILERLKLSSGIENYSKPYAYVKVSDGCNRGCSFCIIPSFRGKFRESPVEDIIRDADRAIRAGAKEICLVSQDTVYYGKDSEVLLDMVRRVSEIDSLEILRLLYLYPDKKTEKLIRLMGQTPKIAPYLESPLQHVSSKILKSMNRAGESSAFKDLFSLAREVKPGLEIRTSFIIGYPGEDADDVDQILRFIEETRPEKVNLFSYSPQEGTKGAEFKQTVSEKEKSKRINLIRDAHLAILEEIHESRIGKTYDAIVDAIEDGQAVVRRLQDAPEMDEVVYVDDSSLIPGTIGKVKIDSFYEYDMNGTWVSR; encoded by the coding sequence TTGGAGAAGAAGTTCTACATCACTACACTCGGTTGTCCGAAGAACACGGCGGACTCCATGAGTATGCACCATTCTCTTCTGGAAGAGGGTTTTACACCGGCTTCTCTTCCGGAGGAATCCGACTTTCATTTTATCAATACCTGCACGTTCATCCAATCCGCCACTGAAGAAACGATCCAAACGATTCTCTCCGCGGCTCAGGTCAAAAAACAAAATCATCAAAAGTTAGTCGTCGTTGGATGTTTTGCGGAACGTTATCCGGACAATATCAGCGCCGAAATCCCCGAAGTGGATTTGTTTTTCGGAACGGGAAGATACGCTCAGGCGGGAAAAATCCTCAGGGAAAAATTCCCGGACATCGCTCCTCCCAAACTCGAGTTCAACGATGATATATTAGAAAGATTGAAACTATCTTCCGGAATCGAAAACTATTCCAAACCCTATGCGTATGTGAAGGTTTCGGACGGTTGCAACCGAGGTTGTTCCTTTTGTATCATTCCGTCCTTTCGCGGAAAGTTCAGGGAATCTCCGGTTGAGGATATTATCCGAGACGCGGATCGTGCGATCCGAGCGGGCGCGAAGGAAATCTGTCTTGTTTCTCAGGACACGGTTTACTACGGAAAGGATTCGGAGGTTCTGCTCGATATGGTTCGCAGGGTTTCCGAGATCGATTCTCTGGAAATATTAAGACTTCTTTATCTATATCCGGATAAAAAAACGGAAAAGTTGATTCGACTCATGGGTCAAACGCCGAAGATCGCTCCGTATTTAGAGTCTCCATTGCAACACGTTTCCTCCAAAATTCTAAAGAGTATGAACCGCGCCGGAGAAAGTTCCGCGTTTAAGGATCTATTCTCCCTTGCAAGAGAAGTAAAACCGGGTCTTGAAATCCGCACTTCGTTTATCATCGGTTATCCGGGCGAAGACGCGGACGACGTGGATCAGATTTTGAGATTCATCGAAGAGACAAGACCGGAAAAGGTGAATCTGTTTTCTTATTCTCCGCAGGAAGGAACCAAAGGTGCGGAGTTTAAACAAACGGTTTCCGAAAAGGAAAAATCAAAACGAATCAATCTGATTCGAGACGCACATCTTGCGATCCTCGAAGAAATTCACGAATCTCGGATCGGCAAAACGTATGACGCGATCGTGGATGCGATCGAAGACGGTCAGGCCGTAGTCCGCAGATTGCAAGACGCGCCCGAAATGGACGAGGTCGTTTATGTGGACGATTCTTCCCTGATTCCGGGAACGATCGGAAAGGTGAAGATCGATTCTTTTTACGAATATGATATGAACGGAACCTGGGTTTCCCGATGA